The window TGTCTTCTTTAACCGGGAGGGCATCCATATCGGCTCGAATAAGCGCGGTGGGCCCGGCGCCATTCTTGAGAATGCCCACGACGCCGGTCTTGCCGACGCCCGTGGTGACCTCGTAGCCGAGTTCGGTGAGCCGCTTCGCCACGATCTCAGACGTGCGATGCTCCTGGAACCCCAGCTCGGGGTGGCTATGAAGATCGCGGTAAAGATCTTCGAGTGTGGGATTGATCGTGACGTTGTCGTGTGCGCTCATCTGCCTGATCCTTTGGTTGGAATAGTTCAGCTACTGCCAACCGTGCGTCTGGACGGGCAGCGAACCAATGGCGTTCGGCAGACTTTCAGGCGTTGTAACCGCACTCACAGGTAACACCCCGCACAGTTCGGCTCGCTATCAGCCGAGCGCGACGACCAGCCCGAGCACAAAAAGGAGGGCCGCGACCGGCACCATGGTCCACCGCTCTTTAGGGCTCCGCGACAAGGCGTTCATGACGATCCCCACCAGCGAATAGGCCACGATGACCCAGACCCCGATGTCGACCACAATGCCCGGCAGAACCGCAGGAACCAGGGCCGCCTTCATAAGAAAAAACCAGGCAAAGACGCAGTACAGGACTATCGACACGACACTCCCCGCCCGTTTGTTTCGAGGAAGAACCCGATCCTCGCCACCCCAGGCGAATTCGCCCAGGGGAGCGCCGGCAATGAGTGCCGCCTGAAACACGGCGAGCGCGGCAAGGATGACGCAGAGGGCGATGGCGGCGAAGGCAACAAGGGTCACAGTCGAGAATGTATCAGTGACCGCTCGGGCGGCGGATGTTTAGTGGCCGAGCGCCCCAGCATCCGTCACCGAAACGTCGGTGCGGTGAAAGTTGAGGTGCGAGCGCGACGCCGTGGGGCCGCGCTGACCGAGGTAGCGCGAGAACGTCGCGCCGGCGCCGTAGGGCTTCTGCGAGGGCGACGTGAGCTTGAAGAAGCACAGCTGGCCGATCTTCATTCCCGGCCACAACTTGATGGGCAGGGTTGCAACATTGGACAGCTCGAGGGTGACGTGACCGGTAAAACCGGGGTCGATGAAGCCGGCCGTGGAGTGGGTGAGCAGGCCGAGACGGCCAAGCGAACTCTTGCCCTCGAGGCGCGCCGCGATGTCGTCGGGCAGGGTGACCTGCTCGAACGTAGACCCGAGCACGAACTCACCGGGGTGCAGGATGAACGGCTTGTCAGCATCGACCTCAAGCAGATGAGTTAGCTCCGGCTGATCCTCTGCCGGGTCGATGTAGGGGTACTTGTGGTTGTCGAACAGCCGAAAGAACCGGTCGAGCCGCACGTCGACACTCGACGGCTGCACCATCTCTGCCTCAGTCGGGTCGAGGCCAATGCGGCCAGCGGCGAGTTCGGCAGTGATGTCGCGGTCGGAGAGCAGCATGTCCCGAGAATAGTGGATCAGATGGCTGCGAGCTCTTTGCGCAGCACCACCATGCGCAGGTCGTCGCGAAGCGGCACCCCAAACCGGTCATCCCCGTAAGGGAACTCGCGAAACTCACCCGTGCGCGCATAGCCACGCCGCACATAAAAGTCGATCAGCTCGAGGCGGGGCTCGATGACCGTGAGTTCCATGCTCGTGATGCCCCATGCATCCGCCGCCAAGTCTTCTGCGTACTGCAGAATGCGCTTGCCGAGGCCGACACCCTGCCCGCCGGGCCGCACGGCGAACATGCCAAAGTACCCCGTGGTGTCGTCGGCCTTGGCCACGTGCGCACACCCCACCAGCTGGCCGTCATCGTGAGCGAGCAGCACGAGGCTATTAGGGCGGCGGATGTCGCGGGCGAGCACGAGCGGATCGATACGCTGCCCATCGATCAAATCCGCCTCGGTGGTCCACCCCTCGCGGCTTTCGTCGCCGCGGTAGGCGCTCGTGACAAGCTCCACGATTGCAGCAACATCGGCTTCGATTGCCGGGCGAAACTCGAGGTCGGTCACCGCCTGAGGTTACCGGGTCGCGCAGGGGTCTCGTGCAGGATTCTCCGCTTTCGGGGATGGCATCACCGCGGATGCCCGGTGTGGAGGCCGCCCCGGGTCGCTAGTATGGACGAGTTGACCCGCCCACCGGGTCACGCGCGGATGTAGTTCAATGGCAGAACTTCAGCTTCCCAAGCTGATAGCGCGGGTTCGATTCCCGTCATCCGCTCCACTAGAAAAGCCCCGGTAAACCCTGGTTTTCGGGCGGCTCAGGTGGACATGCTGAGAGCGAGTTCAGACCCTCTCGTGGACTCCCGTGGACTCACGGGCTGAAACGGAAGGCCAGAACATGGCATCCTCAACCCCTCACCAGACAACTCGCGACGGCAGTTCATCAGCACTCACGTGGCTACGAACTGCGATGCTCACCGCTCTCTTTGGTGGTGCGCTGTGACTCGGCGAGTAAGGGCCGCGACACGTCGCACACCCGGTCAGCTCGGCAGCGTGGAACCTCTACCCTCGGGCCGCTACCGCGCGTTCTACCGCCGTGATGGCCGCAAGTTCACCGCGCCGCACACGTTCGCCACTCAGGCCGAGGGAACCGCATGGCTGGCAACTGAGTTTGCCGACCGCACGCGCGGTACCTGGCGCGATCCCGACGCGGGCCGCGTCACGATGGAGAGCTACGCCCGCGACTGGTTGGATTCTCACCCTGATCTAGCCCCGCGCACCCGGGATCTATATGAACGGAATCTGCGCCGCTGGATCGTCCCGCGCATCGGTGCGCTCGGTGGTTCCCGGGGCGTGGAGTTGGGGGCCATGGACGTGTGCGACCTCTCGCCCGCTGTCGTGCGCACCTGGTATGCCGCGATCGTAAAGACCGCGCGAGAAAGCGCTAAACGACAGCTATCGCGGGATAGGGAGCGGGCCGAGCACCCGGCACGCGTCTGGGCGCGCGCTAC is drawn from Salinibacterium hongtaonis and contains these coding sequences:
- the dcd gene encoding dCTP deaminase, coding for MLLSDRDITAELAAGRIGLDPTEAEMVQPSSVDVRLDRFFRLFDNHKYPYIDPAEDQPELTHLLEVDADKPFILHPGEFVLGSTFEQVTLPDDIAARLEGKSSLGRLGLLTHSTAGFIDPGFTGHVTLELSNVATLPIKLWPGMKIGQLCFFKLTSPSQKPYGAGATFSRYLGQRGPTASRSHLNFHRTDVSVTDAGALGH
- a CDS encoding GNAT family N-acetyltransferase, which translates into the protein MTDLEFRPAIEADVAAIVELVTSAYRGDESREGWTTEADLIDGQRIDPLVLARDIRRPNSLVLLAHDDGQLVGCAHVAKADDTTGYFGMFAVRPGGQGVGLGKRILQYAEDLAADAWGITSMELTVIEPRLELIDFYVRRGYARTGEFREFPYGDDRFGVPLRDDLRMVVLRKELAAI